A stretch of DNA from Malus sylvestris chromosome 9, drMalSylv7.2, whole genome shotgun sequence:
CCTCTTTGAACTCTGCTTGGAGATACTTGTCAAAGCACTGCAATATGGAATAGGTAACGtgtttaaaacttaaacttgcTTGAATATTTCCAGTAAGCCATAGGATCATCATATTAATAAATCAATCCCACCTGAAACTCTCCGATCCCTGGAAAAGCCCATCCTTGACTTTCCGGATAAGAGGGATACCTGAGCTCTCCTGCAGGTCCAAGCCCTACTTCAATGTCTATAACAAGTCCGGTTTCTAGAAAATCCGACATGTTCTCTCTGAAACTTTTCATGTAATCACCGTATATCTGTAACACAACTATTAACATATAAGTAACCTTGATAAAAATGAAtgctggttgatggcatgaacaTTTTACATATAGAAATCATGTGAACCTTACCTGCACAGCGGTTCGTCCGTCAAAGAGATGCAGGTTATCCACACCTAGAGTGAGGTATTCCGGGTTCCTGTTACCTTTGAGATTGGTATAAAATATATCGGGGTCTGATTCTCCGATCTCAAGTACCCATTTGGGAATGGGGATGGTTACAACATCTCCTACATTCCCACCACATTGGTGGAATGACATTATAGCTTGTAATTTCAGCCCACAATCTTCAACTGCTTGAAACACGCTCCTATAAGCACTCCAGTCATACTGCTTAGGCCCTTTCGATTCTATGATCCCCCACCACACATCTATCATCACCCCATCAACACCCGCTGCCCGTAACTCCTTCAGGTCCTTAACGAGTTTGTTCCCGTCTTCCAAAACATTGTCAACCGTAACAACTCCCAACTGGTACGAAGAAAAACCCGAAAGGAAAAATTACAACTTTTACTTTGTGATGATCATTATATTTCGTACCATAATGCATGCATAGTGTGAGTGAAAAGAAGAATCATGACTTACAGGGAGCATCAAGAAGATCGGCACATAGTTTTTGAGCATTTTTTCTTGATGAGTGAGAGTAGTTGCAACCTGCGTTGTTGTGTAAGAGAAAATTTTTTAGGGTTTGATTTGTCTGAAAGGATGGAGTTGGTGCTACTTTACTACTCCCAGCTGcctttttatagaaaatatctCACTATCCTACGTAAcctaaaaaagaaagataaggaCGACTTCTTGTGTACCTATCTTTGCACACACAAAGTATTGGTAGCCCCAATGCTTATTTTGTTTGCATTCTTTAGGTGCTATTAGGACCGCCTCTGAGGGTCTGATCCCATATATGCCCTcataaagccttatacaaggctTATACAAGGGGTATTAAGGTCATTTACCCCATGGGACACTTACAGCTTCATTAATCTTAGAGTGAAAAGTAAAGTTGCCCTTCAAGGCTTTTAAAGTTCATTCAAACTCATGCTTTTTTGTTTGGTCAGTACTGCAAAGTCATGCTTCTTGTGTCTGTTTCAGTATCTCAACCCAATCATGCATTATTATGCGTTTTAACTTTCTTAATGATTGACTTGAGATATCACAGTGACATTCCTATTTTAGGGAAGTTTTTCTCTTGTTGCAATCCTTAGATATTTATGGTAGAATTTGTACATGAGAAGATTTTGAGGCAGTCACTTACCGTTCGTTCTGTGGTGGAGATTTCTGATGCAATAGCTCGAGGACTTTGGATTGCGCTGCGGGAGCAGAATGCCGGAGCTGAATTGGCTCCTTGCCTCCATACTTTACTTGCTCCCTCTGTACTCTCGAGTACGGTTAAAAATGGAAAATGCGGGCAGAAGAAGCACCTACTGTGGTAAGCACTTATTTTCTCCCCCAAACCACCTAGAGCTGTTGTTCTTGTCAATGTTGTCATGGTGACTATATGTACGGCCTAATTGTCACCAAAACGACAATTGTATAACATTATTGAGCAGAAAAGGAGTCCGTACGACATGAAGCGTGATGTAGCATGAAAACTCTGGTTTCTTGTTGCCTGCAACGATATATAGGGTATGGTTATGGAAGATTTTCTAGAGAGTTggagagggaaagagaagaCAGAGACCACGTTATTTTCTGGCCATGCTTATTTTGCTGATTTATTGTATctttcaagtcattttcttctccatttttcTGTGGACTTGAGAGCATCTGTTCAAAAgatagaaacaaaaaaaatggcatccaaacaaaaaaagtttGTATCCCTTTGAAAAGAGGCAtgcattttcttatttttgacgaatgatAGGATATTTATTCATAACAAAGCTTCGTCACTTCAGTAGGCTAGTCACGGCTGCTGGCAGATCCACATAAAGGATAAAGTGTATGCAATGTCCCTTGCTATGAAGGCAAGATGCTTAACAAAATACTTCAGAGAGTTTAAGGGTAATGTAAGTAGCAAAGAGAAACTAACCAAAACGTAGTGCGAGCTTCATCTTATCCATCCATTATAGAGATTGAATTTAGTCCAGAAAAAGCCCACAACTAAAAAGCTTCAAAAGGATCGGAGCCCATCAGAAAAGTTGTAAATAAGAGCGAAACCGAGGGTAATTTGTCACAATCAATTGATCCAGCTCCATCCCAAAGAGAAATGACATGGTTAGTGGCTTGACTCCCAATATATATCCTCTTCAACGGCTTTAATTTAGTCAAACCTGTACTAACTTTCTATTCCGCTCACcttcttttaacaaaaaaatttgtaataATGGTTCCTTATATCTTAACTAGATTAACGatatttcaactaaaaatttatgatcaTCAATtttttaactcatcaaaacatgtatCTATGAATTTTTTGTCTACTCTGTCAGAATTGCATCAAAACGAGtcatgttggaatgaccattgctataatTATGTTAAAATTGAGGGATCACTGCACCAAGTGCgttaaagttgagagattatttctctaattgggttaaagttgggaaccattgctataatttttcttaatttttttttcatagttgCCCCTTGATTTAGTCTTATGTGCGTGGCAGGTGGTTCATTTTgatggaagttttaacgaatttgaaaaaaaaaaaaaaaccatagctgcatgttttgatgagttaaaaaACCAACGAATTTTTAATTGAGAAACTTACTCCAatagatagaaaaaaaaaaaaacaagaagattAAGTCATTTCTCTCCGCTGGTGTGAGAGACCTTCATTGTGAGTGTTGGTTCTCTCCTTTGTGAAAGTTTTGGTAATTTCCCTTATCGCTGgttcttgtttgttttttagtttGCTCTGCTGTGGCTTTGTTTTATTTGCACTGTATTTCCTTGTGCGAGGTGATCTCTTGGTGTTTGATTGATCTTAACCACCCCCTATGGCTGGGGTTGGGGGAATTTATGTTGCTTATTTCTTACCTGCTTTTATTGAAGTTTGGTGTACTCCAAATACCCTTCGATTTCTATTGGTTGGTTAGGTAGATTATTCTGCAACAATACACTGGTTTTGTGTGCTGAACCTTCTAGTTGTCAGAGCTTTCTGTATTTGTCAAAAGGATAACTTGCCAAAAGAAGATTTGTGGGAGAAATCTAACTATTATCGGAGCAGTCAGTTAAGTCTTCAAGGATCTATCATTTCACTTTAGCTCATGGACATTTGGTAGGAAGCAACATCAAAGAACATATGGAGCACTTGACGATGAAGGATTTGGTGGTCCAGTTGGAGCAGTCAATGGATTTTTCGAATTTGAAATGTGGGGTTAAATTGGTGGGGGCAACTCTGACTAATAAGATGCTGAATAAGTTGAGGGTTTAGAATATCTTACGGTCGGCTTGGAAGGATTTGGGGGAAGTTCAAGTCAAATGGGTCAGAGAAAATACTTATCTAATTACAGTGCAAGATGAAAGCACTGCGGGAAGGATTATGAATCAGGTGCCTTAGGCTGTCGTGAAACAAAACTTCTCTGTTCAGAGGTGGCCACCTGAGTTAGCTTTAGAGGAGATTCAACTGGAGTCGATTCCTTTTTGGATTCAAATTACAAATGTTCCCTTATCTCTCTACACATAAATGAATGTAAGGCGTCTAGCAAGGGAACTTGGGGATTTCGTGGAACTAAAGGATCCTGTGAAGGCTAGGGGTTTTCTTCGGGTAAGGGTAGTTGTTGACTTTGGGAAACCGCTTATTCCAGGGTGCTGGATCCCACGAAACAATAGAAGAGACACGTGGATTGAATTTTGATATGAAAGGCTTCAAGACTTTTGTTATCGCTGTGGAAGGATTGGACATGCCAATACTGATTGTTTGTTTCTGCCTGGAAAAGTGACTGTTATTGTGTATGGAGACTAGACACGAATTGCTCCTGTCCATGATGAGGTTGAGGTTCCAAGACCATTGGTAGTCAATATAGGGGAGTGGAGACTTGCTGGAGCTATTAGGGGAGGACCAATGTCAAGTTCTGAAAGGTGCATGACAACTACAGAAGGAATGGACAGTGGTGATTCAGTGGGATACTCGCGGGCCCCTTCACAACAGGAAGTGGCTCACAGTCCAAGATAGGGGCAAAAGACTTGGCATATGATTCGCAACAGATGAGATGTTCAAGAGAAGGGTACTGGTTAATGGTTATCTTAGGGTCATCCTCGCCACGTGGATCATCAGGGGGTAATGAGTGTTGGGCCGTTGGGCAAGCAGCCCATTCAAGTTAGTGAAACTTTAAGCCCAGGTTTGGTTATTCAGCCTGCGTGGATCCAAGAGTTAAGTGAAATGGGTCTGCATGTAACTATGGGCTTGGAAACTGTGAATAACTCTGGGCCATTAATTACTTTAAATATGGATCAGTCGGATTCTCGTGATGCAAACTTGGTATTGAGGAATGTGGATTTACCTTAGGTTGTTTATCAGTTAGGTGGGCCTCTACATCTATCTAATTCCACCTTCAACTAGAGTTTGGAAACGGGCAGTTTGAAAAGAGGTTATAAGAATGATACACAACAGCTAGATCAATCTTCACgtaagaaaatgaaattggaAGAAGGTAGCTCTGATGGACACAACCAGCCTATAACTTGTCTCTGGGACATGTCTGTGCGGGAGATATGCTTAGAAATCGCTAATGACTTAGTTGCTGAAAAGGAGTCGTTGGATGTTCCTGCGAAATATAAAGAACTTTGGGAGAACTTGGAGGAAATTGCAGAAATGAAGAAAATAGTTATATTGAGGAAAGGTAAATGTGTTTATTACCAGGGTGGTGGCGGCCAACTCTCAACAACCGTAAGGGAGCCATGAGTTATCTTCTGTGGAACTGCCGTGGTCTTAGGTCGGACACGGTAGTTCGGGCCCTTCAGGGGCTAATTAGGAAGTATAGGCCCTATatgatttttctctctaaaactaAAATGAAGGATCATAGAATTGATGGTGTTAAACGACGTATGGGATATACGATGGGTTTTAAAGTTACTCCAGTTGGGCGTGCATAAGGTTTAAGCTTATGGTGGGATGGTTTATTAGAGGTGGATGTTGGGTTTTCTTCAAAACATATAATTGATGTGAGATTTAGAGGGATGAGAGATGACGTATGGGCCAGGGCCACGTGGGTGTATGGTACTACGTATAGGGCGGAGAAGTCTGCATTTTGGAGCTGGATGAGGTCTTCGTTTAGTCCCTTCAACCTCCTGTGGCTTTGTGGTGGTGACTTTAATGAGTTTTTTTGGGACCATGATAAGTCAAGGGGATCA
This window harbors:
- the LOC126582797 gene encoding beta-amylase-like; this translates as MTTLTRTTALGGLGEKISAYHSRCFFCPHFPFLTVLESTEGASKVWRQGANSAPAFCSRSAIQSPRAIASEISTTERTVATTLTHQEKMLKNYVPIFLMLPLGVVTVDNVLEDGNKLVKDLKELRAAGVDGVMIDVWWGIIESKGPKQYDWSAYRSVFQAVEDCGLKLQAIMSFHQCGGNVGDVVTIPIPKWVLEIGESDPDIFYTNLKGNRNPEYLTLGVDNLHLFDGRTAVQIYGDYMKSFRENMSDFLETGLVIDIEVGLGPAGELRYPSYPESQGWAFPGIGEFQCFDKYLQAEFKEAATAAGHPEWALPDNAGEYNDAPESSEFFRSNGTYVTEKGKFFLTWYSNKLMIHGDQILDEANKVFVGCKLKLAAKVSGIHWWYEVDNHAAELTAGYYNLKDRDGYRPIARMLSRHHAILNFTCLEMRNSEQSADAKSAPEELVQQVLSGGWRENIEVAGENALSRYDSVAYDQILLNARPNGINKDGQPKLRMYGVTYLRLSDELLQKTNLDIFKIFVKKMHADQDYCPDPEKYNHHLGPLERSKPEISIEDLLEATKAEEPFPWDKETDMSVSGGAGGLVGLLSNLISKILALFK